The following DNA comes from Hordeum vulgare subsp. vulgare chromosome 3H, MorexV3_pseudomolecules_assembly, whole genome shotgun sequence.
AAGTTGTTGGACTGGGAGaatcacttgttcttcttggacacatctttgttcaatgatgcgcaaaaggaatatgtcaaccttgtccgtgaagaagtcttgatccaaaaaagagccatgatccgcggcatgggtggcggtggcctcggcggcatgggtggcggtggcctcggcGTCATGgaaggcatgggtggctttggagccatgggatgcatgggtgcacctccggccgccatgggaggcatgggtggctttggagcaccctccgacgctatggcggccatgggaggcatgagttttgcttctctcatgggaggcatgggtgcacctccggccgccatgggaggcatgggtgcacctccggtcATGGGTGGAAGGTCTTTCGATGTGCCTCCTCACACACATTCCCATGAAGatgccgttgaagatcttgccaataccgtcggagcttcacgtgatgaggttagggaggaagattcatctttggaggcggaagaatcgtcttcggaagatgaggacgaagacgaggaagatgatgattgatgtgtctttcatttatatctcttgaactttagtttgcattttgaacttggttggatgaacttgtgggcatgaacttttaTGCATCAACTTGTTTGTGTCAAATTCACATGTTCATTACATTTTTGCgcgcgctgctggagcggcgcgcgcgctgcattttagcgctGTTGCTGGAGCCAGCGTCTatccccgcgctaaaccagccgaagcgcgcgtgGCAAACACATTTTTTAGACCTGGCGCGAAGCacgactgttggagatgctctaaaattAGTAGCACTACTAACTGTTTGCAAGAGGAAGCAATGTTCACCAAAGCAGCATTTTGACCGTTTGCAAGTCGTCTACCGTTCCATGTACTGTATTAACCAGGAGTTCGTTTTCTCCCCTAATCGTGTGCTAAGTTAGAGGCATAGCATGGCCGGCAGCACGGCCAAGCCCATGCCAGCCCTCTACTCAGGGAGCGTCCTCCCCAATGTGGTCACCATGCTGCCCCTCATCTCTTTCGGCTTCGTCCTTGGCATGGTCTGCACCGCCAACTTCCACGATTCTTATCTCCCTCCTTTCCTGCAGCCGTTGCCATCACTCCTACGCTCGCCGTCACCACCGCCCCCGCCCGCAACTGCGCCCGCGCCGTCGCCGGTGATCACAGTGTTACCCTCACAGTCACCCTCGCCATCCCCGGAGACAGCGTGCGTCGTCGGCCCACCATTGCCGTCTCCTCCCTCGACGCCGTCCCCGCCCGTGGTCTTGGGGTTCACGGACCTCCTCGCGCCGAGTGGCGGCCTCATGCACAACATGACGGACGAGGAGCTGCTCTGGAGGGCGTCCATGGTGCCGATGATCGCCCGCGTGCCGTGGCACATCGTGCCCAAGTTGGCATTCCTGTTCCTCGTGAGGGGGCACATGCCGCTCCGGCCATTGTGGGAGAAGTTCTTTGCCGGACACGAGGGGCTCTACTCCATCTACGTGCACGCGAACCCCACCTACACCGGCTCGCCGCCGGCAGACTCCGTCTTCTACGGCCGCATGATCCCAAGCCAGGTAACGTGCAAAAAAAAAGTGGTGATGCGGTGAGCGTGGATCGAACACGCGACCTTCAGATCTTCAGTCTGACGCTCTCCCAACTGAGCTATCCCCGCATGTTTCTCTTCTACTGGATGATCCTTTTACAGACACAGAGCGCCAGCTGGGGCGACATGAACCTGGTGGACGCGGAGCGGCGACTGGTGGCAACGGCGCTGCTGGACCTCGGCAACGCGCGGTTTACGCTGCTGTCGGAGACATGCATCCCTCTCCTGTCCTTCCAGGCCGTCTACGACTTCCTCACcggctccaacgccagcttcatcGAGAGCTACCCAACCCGTTGGCGGCACGACCCCTTCTTCAACGAACGCAACGTCAGCCTCGCGCAGTGGCGGAAGGGGGCGCAGTGGTTCGAAATGGACCGGGCGATCGCCGTGGAAGTCGTCGCCGAGGAGCAGTACATGGCCGTGTTCCGCGGCGACCACGGCATCGCCAACATGGAGGGGCACTACCTGCCGACACTGGTGAGCCTGCTGGGCTGGGGGGCGCGCGCCGCGAACCGGACCCTCACGTACGTCAACTGGCAGAAACATGGACCGCACCCGGCGAGCTACGGCGGGAGAGCCGTCACGGCGGAGCTGTTGGAGGGAATGAGGCGAGGGAACAGGGAGTGCGGCTACGGCGGCTGGGCGGTTGAGATCTGCTTCATGTTCGCGCGCAAGTTCTCCGGGGACGCGCTCGGCAAGCTGCTCGAGCTGGCTCCTAAGGTCAGGGGCTTCGGCTGACATTTTGTATGTACTGTGTAATAATAATCGCTATTTTGTGTTTTTATTTCCGCAAATGGAAAAGGTTTATTTGATTTTTAGTTGTGCTAGATTGTATTTTTAACTGTTATACCTAGTACTTATATATTATACTATGCCGTTCGCTAGTACACCCTCTTCCTTCCGCCGCCGCCCTCCggtgctccccccccccccctccgtggACGACCTCGGTTGTTGATGGTGAGGGAGTCGCCGGATCCACGCGTGTGGCTCATTTTAAGCATTagtagtttaagttttgtgttgttcaTTATCTTGACTtcgatggtgatgatgacgatgctGAATAAAGATTCTTCAGATCCTAACCCAATGAGGTGATTGGTCCTATGGTTGGGGTGTATTTGAAAACCAGTCCGTCCAGCAAGGATGCCGCGGTGGCGGCGGCTTTCTCGTGGTGGACACGTGTCCTCGGGCTTCGTCGTTGTGATATCATTTGCTCCAATGCCTCTTGGAGCTTGGAAGGTAGTCCAGAAGCAGTTGCATATTGTAGTCTGCATCAATGGCCTCAGAAAGATGATGGATCGTGTGTTGGGTTCGTGGTTCGTGTATGGCAGGTATGATTTCCTCCTTCAACATTTTAGTCGTGGAGAGGTGGCATATCTGGAGTTTGATTGCGTGTCTGGGGTGTTACCAGGCCTAATTCGTTCAATCGTAACGGTGTCGCCTTTTGTGAGTCAGCTTGAAGGTCCACAAAGTTGCACATCAGCGATGGAATCGCGTTGAGCTCGGATGAGGAGGTGATTTATCATGTTTTTTTATTGATGCATGTTCCAGTGGTGCCAAAGGCATGTGATGGGCGCTAGTGTCAAGCTCAAAGGATGTGTTAGTCTTGAttgtattttttcttttttgttggtgTTTTATTGCGCAAAGACTAGTGTATTGTTGTCTTTTCAGTTTTATCAGGTTGATGTGTACGTGACTTGTATTACGATCTTTATGATATAAATAGACATATATACcatgcaaataaaatatatgAATCCCGTTGGTTTAATTAAACTATTAAAACATCTTATATTCAATTAATTTCATGGATtgagattgttagagatgttaaaTTTTTGTGTTGTAAGGTCAAATACCTTATTGATTTTCTTGTACTTAGGCCCCCTTTGTTTGGGCTAAGAATCACTATGGCTTTGGATTCTTCATAATCAGTTGTAGTTGTGGATTCATGAGAATTCGAAGTTGGTTGTTTGTTTATCCTTAGGTTGGATAGCTGTATGAATTACACAGGTTGTGAAATGTCAATAATGACCCTGAATGCTTCGTGAATGATAAGTATTTTGAGTTTAGACTATAATGACATGTACACATACTACTAGTTAAATGCAAattaactggtttcacattctcaTCGAGAGATGAGATGAGAGAGGAGTAACGGGAGGAGGCCGAGGCTACTGGCGAGCAACGTCGATGGGTGGCGTAAGAGCAGCCACATTTGGAAAAAATAGCTCGGGGGAGACGAGTATCGGGTAAATCTGGGCATGGGCAGCCCGACCTGGTGACCCGGCTCGAAAAACCCGGGCCGGGCTTGCAGTTCGGGTCGTGTTCGGGCCGGGTTTTCAATCCCGGGTAGCAGTTCGGGCTGGGCTCGGGCTTGCATAAATCACCATTTTACATGGAGTCCTGGTCACACCCGCCCTGAAAATTCCCTTTTTAGTATGTTCGGGTCGGGACCGGGCCGGGCTTCGGGCCGTCGGGGACGGTTTCCTCATTGATGGAGTGGTAGCAGTTTTGCTGTAATTTGGACTAGAAATAAGGGTAAGAACTCAAACTAAAATGTTTTCTTTGGTGGGAAGCTCCAGAATCGATAGAATCACCAGAATCACAGATACTAGCAAGCTACGTATATAGGAGTCTTAGGACGCGTTTGGTTGCCTGCATGAGGCCCAACCAGGCCCGCGCGGGAAGAAAACAAGCTGTTTGGTTGGCTGCATACACTGTTGGGCCTGTATGGCACGATGTTTAAAGCACTCTTGGGCCTAGCTCCCTCAGAGCGCTCGAATCGGCAGTTTCTTCAGAGCCAGGCCCGAGCGGTGcacgtgggcggcggcggctgcatgcgggtgatacgtctccaacgtatctataatttctcttgttccatgctgttatattatcatttttggatgttttacaatcattttactacaacattatattattttttgggactaacctattaatggttgcaaaattgcacaagttcttgtttcacactttgatttgtaggagTTAATTATAAATTGTCAaaaaaacgcaaaaggagccttgttggaggaggactctgactCTCCTGAAATCTATCCACAAATAGTTTTTAGAGATCGTCAGTTTGACCCCCCGAATAGGGCGTCAAATGGAAAAAATCTAAAACTAGGAAAGTGTGGAgaattttatggcaatgattctggactacaaattcgtccaaaacggagttcatatgcgatctggagacccgttttactaaaggaaaatatctgattacgggatcacgagaattgttgacgtgattgagtccaactcttaagaTATGTGATATATTCGACCAAGCCACAACTTTGGAGACTCATGAAGGTtgtgaggagcccctaggaaggttTAGAGGTGtccgagagccattggatcaagggtccatccatcagagggccatagagcaccacagaggcacatataaggagagaaaaaaccctaattttggtagaggcaccaagagccacgaatttgcaTCTCCCTTGACAGCCGCCAAGAAGGGGACATGCTCCTCCATcgcagcaccaagaccaaggaagaaggaggggcaaggggccggCGTCGCCTGTCGCCAGTGTCGTGgtcgccatcgcctccatctcttcggggttgCACCTTTCCATCAGCAAATCTcgctttctcaccatgataatgtatCAGTAATCCTCCTCGAAGCTGAGGGTatatactagtagctatgtgttcaatctctctctctctctcgtgttcttgagatggcacgatcttgatgtatcgcgagctttattaatgtagatgaatcatatggagttttcccctctctatctttttgtgatgaattgagttttccctttgaagttttcttatcggattgagtctttaattatttgagaacacttgatgtatgtcttgcggtgGGATATTCTATTattatttgagaacacttgacaatgggatgttctattgatccacttgatgtatgttttggtgatcaacttgcgggttccgtgaccttgggaatctatgcataggggttggcacatgttttcgtcttgactttccggtagaaacttttgggaactctttgaagttttttgtgttggattgaacatgatgaatctaaaattatgtgatgaatatcgtataatcatgcctatgggtacttgtggtgacattggagtatctgttggaattatgccctagaggaaatgataaataagttattattataattcttgtatcaagatagttgtttattatccatgctataattgtattgaataaagtcttagatatatgtgtggatacatagaaaaaacactgtccctagcaagcctctagttggctagccagttgatcaaggatagtcaaggtcttctgactatgtgcaaggtgttgttgcttgataactggatcacatcattgggtgaatcatgtgatggactagacccaaactaataaacgtagcatgttgatcgtgtcattttgttgctactgttttctgcgtgtcaagtatttattcctatgaccatgagatcatataactcactggcaccggaggaatgccttgtgtgtatcaaacgtcacaacgtaactgggtgactataaagatgctctacaggtatcgctGAAGGTgcatgttgagttagtatggatcaagactggggtttgtcactccgtgtgacggagaggtatctcggggcccactcggtaatacaacatcacacacaagccttgcaagcaatgtcacttagtgtaagccacgggatcttgtattacggaacgagtaaagagacttgccagtaaacgagattgaaatatgtatgcggatactgacgatcgaatctcgggcaagtaacataccgaaggacaaagggaatgacatacgggattatatgaatccttggcactgaggttcaaacgataagatcttcgtagaatatgtaggatccaatatgggcatccaggtcccgctattgtatattgaccgaggagtccctcgggtcatgtctacatagttctcgaacccgcagggtctgcacacttaaggttcgacgttgttttatgtgtatttgagttatatggttggttaccgaatgttgttcggagtcccgtatgagatcacggacgtcacgagggtttccgtaatggtccggtgacgaagattgatatataggatgacctcatttgattaccggaaagttttcggcattaccgggaatgtaccgggagtgacgaatgggttccgggtgttcaccggggggcagcccaccccggggaagcccataggtcttaggggtgccgcaccagcccttagtgggctggtgggcaagcccaagaaggcccctgcataggaaagaaagaaatcaaagagaaaagaaaaaaaaggggaagtgggaaaatagagaaggactccaccttccaatcctagttggactaggattggaggaggaatcctcctccccccacttcggacgaccccttggggctccttgagcctcaaggcaaggtccctcccctccctcctatatatactgaggtattagggctgatttgagacaactttgccacggcagcccgaccacatacctccacggttttcctctagatcgcgtttctgcagagctcgggcggagccgtgctaagataagatcaccaccaacctccggagcgccgtcacactgccggagaactcatctacctctccgtctctcttgctggatcaagaaggccgagatcatcgtcgagctgtacgtgtgctgaacgcggaggtgccgtccgttcggcactagatcggagcggatcgtgggacggttcgtgggacggttcgcggggaggatcgagggacgtgaggatgttccactacatcaaccgcgtttattaacgcttcctgctatgcgatctacaagggtacgtagatctgaaatccccctcgtagatggacatcaccatgataggtcttcgtgcgtgtaggaaattttttgtttcccatgcgacgttccccaacagtatctaggtgacattagggttttggttgatgtgtatcttaatgtgtttttttagtacgaactctaggactcTTTGTGACACTtacagggatagctcataagattgataaaaaaaaagataactttgaggtggtttctgatgtttgttgtgtatccctggcaaatgcgctagaaatacttctgctactacaacaaaagaccttccaatggcgccagaaataggcacgtcgatgggagaatacttggcttgatctttctgctgcagctacgccttaagggacttcctaggcaagtatgcaaaggatttcccccgtggccttgaagccttgcattggtgttccctcgaagcggaaagggtgatgtagcgtagcagtgggaagtatttccctcagtttgagaaccaaggtatcaatccagtggaggagtatctcaagattctgcacaaacacaaaacttgctcccaacgcaatgaaggggttgtcaatcccttatagattgtttgccaagtgagaactgaaagcaacaaagtaacaaagcaaagtaaaagcggagatgtaaacgatggatgtgaatagacccggggggagtagtgtttactagtggcttctctcatgaaagcaagtagacggtgggtgaacaaattactgtcgagcaattgatagaaccgcgcaaagtcgtgacgatatctatgcaatgattatatctataggcatcacgtccaaaacaagtagaccgatactttctgcatctactactattactccacacgtcgaccgctatccagcatgcatctagtgtattaagtccataagaacagagtaacgccttaagcaagatgacatgatgtagagggataatctcaaaccaatgataaaacccccatctttttacccttgatggcaactacttgatgtgtgccttactgcccctactgtcactgggaaaggtcaccacatggcagaacccaaaaccaagcacttcccccattgcaagattcatagatctagttggctgaacaagacccaagactcggagagacttacaaggatatcaaatcatgcatataagaaatcagcaaagactcaaatatatatcatagataatctgatcacaaatccacaattcatcggatctcgacaaacacaccgccaaagaagattacatcggatagatctgcatgaagatcatggagaactttgtattgaagatccaagagagagaagaagccatctagctactaactacggacccgtaggtctaaagtgaactactcacgagccattggaggggcgatgatgatgatgaagaagccctccaactccaaagtccccttcggcagggtgccgggaagggtctctagatgagatctcgcggaaatggaagcttgtggcggcggaaaagtattttcgaggctcccctgattttttgcggaatatttgggaatttctaggccaaagacctaggtcagggggcggccagggaggccacaagcctacccaccgccgcctcccccctggtggcggagtgggggcttgtgggctccagggagcccacctggcttggcccaaaagcccctggtcttcttccgttcggaaaaaaatcatttcggggtttttctgccgtttggactccgttccaaaatcagatctgaaaagagtcaaaaacatggaaaaaacaggaactgacacttggcactgaattaataagttagtcccaaaaaagatataaaaggtacataaaacaaccaaagaagacaagataacagcgtgaaaccatcaaaaattatagatacgtttgagacgtatcaagcatccccaagcttaactcctgctcgtcctcgagtagggaagtgataagaatgaattgttgatgctttcatgctacctagcataggcgtcctttgtaattcctcttatgtgacgtgaatgttcagatccattagattcaaaacaatagtttgctattgacgtggaaacaataataattcaagcaaactagcaaagtaatcatgaactttcaaaataacaaggccaagagaaagttatccctacaaaagcatatagtttggctatgctctaccatcattgcacaatgaatttaaatcatgcacaaccccggtattggccaagtaattgtttcacacttttactttctcaaaccttttcaactctcacgcaatacatgagcgtgagccatggttatagcactatagatggtgtgaaaTGTAGTGGAGATGGGACAATGCTGTGGAGATGATGtgaaatgtagtggaggttgcaagacaaaaaaggagaagatagtcacattaactaggcatatcaatgagctgtggagatgctcatcaatagatatcaatgtgaatgagtagggattgccatgcaattgatgcactagagctatgagtatgtgaaagctcttaaagaaaactagtgggtgtgcatccaacttgcttgctcacgaagacctaaggcaattttgaggaagcctatcattgaaatatacaagccaagttatatagtgaaaaattcccactatctatatggtggtgacaaaacgagagactctcaatcatgaagatcatggtgcttaatatgcacaagtgtggaaaaagtggtagcattgtcccttctctctttttctctttttttatttggtgggctctttggcctccttttttgtgggcttctttgacctcttttatttcctcacatgggacaatgctccattaatgatgatcatcacactttcaactcaaaacttagagtagcgatgactctatatggaatgccttcgatagtgtaccgtggcaatgatctagcatggcatagacatcaatggaaacatcatgctagctatcttacgatcgtgcaaaggcaaagtagacgtggtggcacatgtcatggtgttagttgcatggcaatatatcttggaatgacttggaaaaagccataataggtaggtatggtggctgttttgagggaggctaatggtgggttttgtgcaccggcgaaagttgcacgacactaagaagatagtgatggtggaaggtgaaagtgcatctaaaccatggactcaacattagtcatgaagaactcatatacttgttgcaaaagttttattagtaatcgaaacaaagcattcgacgcatactcctaggggaagggttggtaggtataaaccatcgcgcgatcccgaccgccacgcaaaggatgacaatcaatatactaatcatgctcagatttcatcacatagaggttcaccatacgtgcatgctacgggaatcactgacttcaacacaagtatttctagatccacaacaccttactagcatgacttcaatattaccataaccaca
Coding sequences within:
- the LOC123441353 gene encoding glycosyltransferase BC10-like; protein product: MAGSTAKPMPALYSGSVLPNVVTMLPLISFGFVLGMVCTANFHDSYLPPFLQPLPSLLRSPSPPPPPATAPAPSPVITVLPSQSPSPSPETACVVGPPLPSPPSTPSPPVVLGFTDLLAPSGGLMHNMTDEELLWRASMVPMIARVPWHIVPKLAFLFLVRGHMPLRPLWEKFFAGHEGLYSIYVHANPTYTGSPPADSVFYGRMIPSQSASWGDMNLVDAERRLVATALLDLGNARFTLLSETCIPLLSFQAVYDFLTGSNASFIESYPTRWRHDPFFNERNVSLAQWRKGAQWFEMDRAIAVEVVAEEQYMAVFRGDHGIANMEGHYLPTLVSLLGWGARAANRTLTYVNWQKHGPHPASYGGRAVTAELLEGMRRGNRECGYGGWAVEICFMFARKFSGDALGKLLELAPKVRGFG